GGATTATAAGGCGACAAGAAAAAAAGCCCCGGACGAGCTTTATTCCCAAATTCCTTTGGTGAAGGATTTTTTAAAAGCTGCCGGAGTTTCTGTTTTTGAAAAAAAGGGATATGAAGCGGATGATGTTATAGGGACTATTGCAAACATGGCGCCTTCTTCTGTTGAAGTTATTATCATGACAGGAGATCTTGACGCTCTCCAATTGGTAAATAAAAACATTAAAGTATTTTCCTTAAAAAAAGGGATAAAAGAGGGAGTTTTTTACGATGAAGAAAAAGTAAAAGAAAGATATCTTGGCCTTTCTCCTGGCCAGCTTTTGGAGTATAAGGCATTAAGAGGAGATCCTTCTGACAATATTCCCGGAATTTTCGGAATTGGAGAAAAAACGGCAATAGAAATAATTAAGAAATTTTCAAATCTTGAAAATCTATATGATAATTTTGAAAAAGAAGGCATCCTAAAAGAAGGACTTATTGAAAAAATAAAAAAAGGAAAAGATATTGCCTTTATATCAAGAGGCCTTTCAGAGATTAAAAAAGATGTTCCTCTTTCTTTTGATATTGAAAAATGCCTTTATCAAAAGGAGGAAAAAAAAGTTGTTGCCTTTTTAAAAAAATACGGATTTAACAGTCTTATTCTTCGTTTTTTAGAAAAAGAAAAAAAGAATATGACTCTTTTTTAAAATGTTTAATATTTTTAGATTGAGAAAAATTCT
The Candidatus Paceibacterota bacterium DNA segment above includes these coding regions:
- a CDS encoding 5'-3' exonuclease H3TH domain-containing protein gives rise to the protein MKKFIIIDANAIIHRAFHALPNLTSKKGEAVGALYGFILFFLKTVKEHNPDFIAAAFDVHALTFRHKEYKDYKATRKKAPDELYSQIPLVKDFLKAAGVSVFEKKGYEADDVIGTIANMAPSSVEVIIMTGDLDALQLVNKNIKVFSLKKGIKEGVFYDEEKVKERYLGLSPGQLLEYKALRGDPSDNIPGIFGIGEKTAIEIIKKFSNLENLYDNFEKEGILKEGLIEKIKKGKDIAFISRGLSEIKKDVPLSFDIEKCLYQKEEKKVVAFLKKYGFNSLILRFLEKEKKNMTLF